The genomic window CTTTTGGTAGTACTCGGTCAGGTACGCAGACTTAACATCGGCAGTTCGATCCATTCGGCGTTCATAGTAGTTCTGGGCAGCTTGTTGGTCAGTATCGACGTTCGATGAGTCTGTTCTTCGATGTACGGTATCCGTGTCAATGTCACGGTCTGTAAAAAAGACATTGTTTAGCACTCTAGTTAAGAAGTTTGTATGACACTCTATCCTATATTCTATGAATCTATGTTAACGGTGCCGATGAAAAAGTCTCATTCGTATTCGAGAGTGTTTAGACATGTTAAATTGCTCACATGTCGTGTAAGAACACCGTAacaatagagaaaaaaagtgaagaCGGAATAACCTAACGATACtcgtcttattttttttagtcaTATTAAGCGTACGAGAAGATACGGAAACCGGGACAACTTACTGTAAAAGACGCCTTCTTCTTTGAGCATCATGCTACGGTAATCATGCGTCCATCCTTCATTGTGAATTTCTTTCGTGATATCGATGTCGGGATACTCTACGTTCTGATAAGTTTGGAATTTCGGAGGGACGACCGCTTTGTAAGATAGGGTAGGCTGTTCGGGCGAAGAGACGATCACCATAACCTGAAGTGGCATACCGTTGCGTTTACCTTTAGGAAGAGCTAGCCTCTCGGGGAAACCGAAAGCTTCCGCGATCTGGAAAGAAATTAATGATTATTTCTCTTCATGAAATTACCCTGTAACGGTAACACTTGTGAACCGTACCATGTCAGGGTAGAAAAGCTGATTAGAGGTGAGGCCTTCCTGGACCTTACGGAATAGGTCTTTCTTGGTCGTAGCATCAATGCTACGCATTGGAGCATCAATGGAGTGCCTAGTGATGACATTTTGTCCTTCCTTGACTGTAAGGCAGAATTGAGGCATTAAATGTGTGAACCTCAGGGCACGGCTACTGGCTGCGAAGCAATCGATTAGGATTCGCAAATTTAATTCTTCTATACTTACTGTCCCAAGCGAATTGATCGATTTCAACGAATTGATCTCTGTTGTGAAGGATGTTTACATAGCTGCCATCGTAGTTGTATTTGGGGCCGGAGTAAACTCTCACAGTGGCGCCCTTGATGGTCTTGTCGCTGTTAATGATTATTTTGAACGTGTACGGTTTGTGATTAATTCTGTCGATCGCTGTCATGATCTTGACATGTTGGTTTTCTTTGCCATGCGGAACAGTTGTAGCCGAGTCAATGTCGACCATGAATTTGTCACAGTAAGTCGTCAGCTTGTCGAACTTGACACTTTCGACGGTAACACCGGGCAAGATGATATCTTCTTTCGTGTAGCTCGGTAAAGCGTCTTGCCATCTCTTGAACAGACGGATTATGCGCTCCCACATCTCGTAGAACACTGGATCGCGGGTAGTGGTGTGATAGATCTCTAGGTTGCTAGGGAGTGGCTCCCAGAAGTGTTTCGTGTAAGGCGCACCACCGAGAAGTTCGCGTGCAGCGGCTTGAAGACTTCCGTAATATCTTTGGAGCAGAGTTtaatgtcagaaaaaaagCATCCCATTACAATAGCAATTCGCTTACCTGGGATTAATGCTTTTTCCGGTGCCTTCAACTATGCTACCAAGCATGTTCAGCCCCTTGCGGTCGTACAGAGCCAAAAGGCTTCCTTGGGTCGAAATGGCAAATCCACTGTCAATTGCGTCCTGCAGCCTTCTCTCGATTGTCAAAACGGTTTTGAAAAGATCTTCCTTTTCGCGTGTCAAGTCATAATTGAAACTACGTCCTGTGATCTCGAGGCCATTCGGATAGGAAAGATGAGATTTGAAAGGCACGTGTACGCGGGTGAATTCGATTTCCTTCACAGTCGGTATGTCGTTGCTCAGGCGTTCAAGATTGTAGCGAGCCAGAAGTTGCTGGTGTATGTAGTAGAACATGGATCCGCGGGCGGTTTCACAATGTTCGCATTCGTAATTCTGGGTGAAGTCCAGATTTGTTGCTTGACTCTGT from Neodiprion lecontei isolate iyNeoLeco1 chromosome 1, iyNeoLeco1.1, whole genome shotgun sequence includes these protein-coding regions:
- the LOC107224392 gene encoding allergen Cr-PI, yielding MRLSFCLLALVAAATAIPQLANKAGNVDVLKKQQDVLWLLENLFHEIPNEELRKIGRDYNIKENIQLYDDQNAVKYLIRFVEMGRIQRKRVPFTISSTELRKEVSLLTRTLVTAKTYDTFLKTAAWARWIFNEAQFYKAFSVAVLQRTDCRGLVLPAPYEVFPYYYIDTRVLKEAQDIRVRTLEKGQTATYVIPSNYTAYMTEYDKKLAYFTQDVGLASWYAFFGLSGWMKAMSQATNLDFTQNYECEHCETARGSMFYYIHQQLLARYNLERLSNDIPTVKEIEFTRVHVPFKSHLSYPNGLEITGRSFNYDLTREKEDLFKTVLTIERRLQDAIDSGFAISTQGSLLALYDRKGLNMLGSIVEGTGKSINPRYYGSLQAAARELLGGAPYTKHFWEPLPSNLEIYHTTTRDPVFYEMWERIIRLFKRWQDALPSYTKEDIILPGVTVESVKFDKLTTYCDKFMVDIDSATTVPHGKENQHVKIMTAIDRINHKPYTFKIIINSDKTIKGATVRVYSGPKYNYDGSYVNILHNRDQFVEIDQFAWDIKEGQNVITRHSIDAPMRSIDATTKKDLFRKVQEGLTSNQLFYPDMIAEAFGFPERLALPKGKRNGMPLQVMVIVSSPEQPTLSYKAVVPPKFQTYQNVEYPDIDITKEIHNEGWTHDYRSMMLKEEGVFYNRDIDTDTVHRRTDSSNVDTDQQAAQNYYERRMDRTADVKSAYLTEYYQKKDITEVIGGAVSLDGRPLGYPLDRRLDMECLNVPNVKMVDVKVFWEGTSCCGSCK